From a region of the Burkholderia lata genome:
- a CDS encoding amino acid ABC transporter permease — protein MEALQLVVHTLPVMVKGAMLTLKFAVASMALGLVVGLVIAIMRIGSNRLAASLAQGYVSLMRGTPLLVQMFVVYYGLPDLGITLDPTTAGIFTLTLNAGAYLSESMRGAILGIGRGQWAAAHSLGLTHVQTLRYVVCPQALRLAVPSLGNTLISLIKDTSLVSVITVTELLRSTQEVIAATFQPLPLYLAAAAIYWVLSTLLTRLQGRVETRLALPSTH, from the coding sequence ATGGAAGCACTCCAACTGGTCGTACATACGCTGCCCGTGATGGTCAAGGGCGCCATGCTCACGCTGAAGTTTGCCGTCGCGTCGATGGCGCTGGGTCTCGTCGTCGGGCTCGTGATCGCGATCATGCGCATCGGCAGCAACCGGCTTGCCGCCAGCCTCGCGCAAGGCTACGTCAGCCTGATGCGCGGCACCCCGCTGCTCGTGCAGATGTTCGTCGTCTACTACGGGCTGCCCGATCTCGGCATCACGCTCGATCCCACGACGGCCGGCATCTTCACGCTGACGCTCAACGCAGGCGCCTACCTGTCCGAGAGCATGCGCGGCGCGATTCTCGGCATCGGCCGCGGGCAATGGGCGGCCGCACACAGTCTCGGTCTCACGCACGTGCAGACGCTGCGCTACGTCGTCTGCCCGCAAGCGCTGCGCCTCGCGGTGCCGAGTCTCGGCAACACGCTGATCAGCCTGATCAAGGACACGTCGCTGGTCTCCGTAATCACCGTCACCGAATTGCTGCGCTCGACGCAGGAGGTGATCGCCGCGACGTTCCAGCCGCTGCCGCTCTATCTCGCTGCCGCCGCGATCTACTGGGTCCTCAGCACGCTGCTCACGCGGCTTCAGGGTCGCGTCGAGACGCGCCTCGCGCTGCCGTCCACGCATTGA
- a CDS encoding transporter substrate-binding domain-containing protein, whose amino-acid sequence MKHFTPTFKQGIAAALLCIATATSHAADLLDTVKQSGVLKIALEGTYPPFDYRNADGQLEGFDVDVAKAVAARLGVKPQFVTTEWSGILAGLQAGKFDVIVNQVAITPSRQQALDFSTPYVYSSAQLLQRQNDARAFKSLDELKGKKIGVTMGSNYVDLVKTVPAIDLQVYPGTPENLRDLAAGRIDAAVNDRLMLSYLIKNSRLPLRPGSVLAGGEDRMGIPFRKGNPKFAKAIDDAVASLQQDGTMKKISMQWFGADTTKPVTQ is encoded by the coding sequence ATGAAGCACTTCACCCCGACGTTCAAGCAAGGCATCGCGGCCGCCCTGCTCTGCATCGCGACCGCAACGTCGCATGCGGCTGACCTGCTCGACACCGTCAAGCAATCCGGTGTACTGAAGATTGCACTGGAAGGCACCTACCCGCCGTTCGACTATCGCAATGCCGACGGCCAGCTCGAAGGCTTCGACGTCGACGTCGCGAAGGCGGTCGCCGCCCGCCTCGGTGTGAAGCCGCAGTTCGTGACGACCGAATGGAGCGGGATTCTTGCCGGCCTGCAGGCCGGCAAGTTCGACGTGATCGTCAACCAGGTCGCGATCACACCGTCGCGCCAGCAGGCGCTCGACTTCAGCACGCCGTACGTGTATTCGTCCGCGCAGCTGCTGCAACGGCAAAACGATGCGCGCGCATTCAAGTCGCTCGACGAACTGAAGGGCAAGAAGATCGGCGTGACGATGGGCAGCAACTACGTCGATCTGGTCAAGACCGTGCCCGCGATCGACCTGCAGGTGTACCCCGGTACGCCGGAAAACCTGCGCGACCTCGCGGCCGGCCGGATCGACGCGGCCGTCAACGATCGCCTGATGCTCAGCTACCTGATCAAGAACTCACGCCTGCCGCTGCGCCCGGGCTCCGTGCTCGCGGGCGGCGAGGACCGGATGGGCATCCCGTTCCGCAAGGGCAATCCGAAATTCGCGAAGGCGATCGACGACGCCGTGGCATCGCTGCAGCAGGACGGCACGATGAAAAAGATCTCGATGCAGTGGTTCGGCGCGGACACGACCAAGCCGGTGACGCAATAA